The nucleotide sequence TTTTCGGAGAATTTCCGTTGTCCTTCTTTGGGCGAACCTGCAGCGACTCCAAGAACCTATTGATGTCATTTGTAGATGCCGTTTCATTCTCACGGGCCACGACGGCATCCATCATGTAAAGGCGTTGGTAAATAAAATAAAACCGAGTGCGGTGGACAAGTCCGCTTGGATCAATGTAACGGATTTCCCGCCCCGGCCATTCCTGGAGCATAATCCCCTTCTGGCTCAACGATAACGCTGCGGGCGAAGAATTGAATTTATTCTTTGCCATCTTATCCCATTTCAGTTTCATCCCTTCAAACAGTCCTTTTTGGAATCTATCATAGATCTTTTCTATATCCTGAGAGCTTGGCCCCGGCGAAAGATCGGAGTAAGCCAACATATGATGAATCTTATCGCCGGTGTATGAAAAGCTTTGTATTCTTACTGTTCCTCTCGTCCACGTCTGACTCACGGTCTGAGGAGCAAGCTTTCCAGGCGTTTGCACAGAGAAACGTCCCTTTTCGGAAGAAAAGCGACTCCAGACAATCGGCTTCTGAGCGCCTGGATATTTACCTTGCAGTTGGAATGATTCGAGGAAGCGTTTAACGGAGACAGCACGTTCCTGCTCTTCGCCTGGAGCCGTGAGAGTTAACAGAGAATACAAACGCCGCTTCACACGATAAACGCGAACGTGGTAGGTTATTCCGTCCTTATCTCTCCAGGCATAGGCACGGCCCGGAGTACTCTTTAACGTTATATTTTTTTCGCCAAGAACCTTAACCTTACCCATACCGCCCAACAGGCCGGTACGAAAATTGTCTAGCAGAAATCGAGAGGAAAGAATCTGTGACGTTGGCGGCAGAACACTGTAACTTACCGAATAAAACGCATCGTCACGATCGACGCTGTAAGAATAGGTTGTAGTCACACCCTCAGCATCCTCCTCTTCCTCTGTTTCTAGTTTGGGTGCTTCAGGAAGCAGGATCTTAAAATCTCCTCCGACGGAAGTAAATTGCTTCCACGGAGATGTTTTGCAATCTCCCATTTGCGAAAAGCATAGAACACAGGTGACCGCCAGAGATTTCGAGAGGATATGCATAGCGATGGTTTACCCACATAAGGCGCTTTACGAGAATCGGGAATATCCCATAAATTATTGACAGATTAGGTTTCAAGGAAGAGCGGGGTTCACGATAAAACAAAAAGAGTACGGTCGAAATCGACCGTACTCTTTCTTTGCGTTTCTTTTTATGCGCGATATTTAATGAGGCGAAGTTCGTTGCCCTGTCCGCAAATAAAGCGGTGCTCCACATGATCGACGAAGTTGCGAATGATATAAAGGCCCAGTCCGCGCCGCCGCTGCGCATCGATGTAATCATCAAGCGGGACGCCTGGCATTTCATCTACGGGGAAATTAATCGTGGAAAAATCGATAACCGTGACTTCAAGACGATTGGCAAAGGTGTGAACTTGAACTTCGATTTCCAAGCGCAAAGGCTGCGTGAGATAGGCGTGCTCGATGATATTGGAACACGCTTCGCCGACCGCCATTTCAATCTTGGCGACATCCTGCGCGTCGAAGCCGCAGCTTTCGGCGGATTCCACGACAAGCTCGCGGATGGGCGGCAAAGAATCGGGCGTGCCCGGCAAATGCAACTGCCGCACGTCGAGGGGTTCCTGATTGTGCTGGGCGTTGGACACCGGCGTCTCCGCTTAGAGGTCGTTTGTGCGCGAGGGCTAAGTCACGCAGTTCTGTTCATTTTTGATGCCATCCGCCGCGAAGCGAATTGCGAAAGTCGTCAAAGCCGGCAGCTTTAAGCCGGTTCAGCGGTTTGGGCGAACTTCTGCAATGCTTCCTGTTCGGTCGGATAGGTGTGGATGAGGCGGGAAAAACCAAGCAGGTTAAAAATGTTGGTAATCTTGTCGCTCATTTTGGCAATAACCAAATCGCCTTGATACTGGCGCGCCTGGCGGAAGGTCGCCATCAGCAAACCCAGGCCGGTCGAGTTGATATAAGTCAGCTTTTCCAGATCGAGCAGCAAATTGTAATGGCCGCCCTCGACGAGCTTGGTCAGTTCTTCTTCAAAGTCAGTAAAAGTATGGGCGTCCACGTAACCTTCCAGACGCAAAATATTCACGTCGCGTCCGTCTACCGACGTGGTTTCATGGTCGATTTTGAGTTCCTTCATAGGCCTCCCGAACGGCAGAAAAAAATTCGTGTAAGTGACGGCACGGTGCGGATTGGTTCGTTCGTTTGTATCGTTGGATTTTAGGGCGAAAAGCCCGCGCTGTCAATCGCTTCTATCAACGAAGAACCTTATGAGATATTGAAAGTACGGTCGATTTCGGTGCCAATGCATGTTTCTGCGATGCGAAGCCGCTAATCGAGTTCGCCCGCTTCCCATTGCAGCACTGTCGCAGCCACCAGAGCCGCCGTTTCGGTTCGCAACACCAGACGCCCCAAACCAACGGCTTCGGCCCCGTAACGCGTCGCCCAGTCGCGCTCGCGTTCTGTCCAGCCGCCTTCCGGCCCGACGATAATCATTGCGCGCGCAGGCGTTTCTTCGTCGCCCTCTAATGCTTCTTTTTCCAAACTCGCGCGCAACGCACCGGTTTCGCCCAGCTCGTCGAGAAAGAAGCAGCGCGAATTGGTCGTTCCGTAATCGACAACGGTCGAGAATTCCGAAATAGCGTGAACAATCGGCACATCGGCACGCCCGCATTGCGCCGCCGCTGTCGCCGCAATCTTGCGCCAGCGTTCGGCGCGGGCGAGGGCGCGGTCGTCGTCGTATTCGGGAACGCTGCGCGCGGCGACAAACGGCCAGAATTCGGCGATGCCAAGTTCGGTGCCTTTTTGCAAGACCCAATCCATCTTGTCGCCTTTGGGAATCGCCTGCGCGACGGAAAGATGCAGGCGGCGCGGCGTGGCTTCTTCGCGCTCGGCAATGAGAGCGGCGCGCGCGATTTTGCTTTTCGGGTTTTCTTCGTCGGGCGGCAACAGCGCACAATCCCACTCGCGCCCGAAGCCATCGAAACCGACGAACATTTCGCCGGGCGAAAGCCGCAGCACTTTCAGCAGCTTCTTCGAGGTTTCGGCATCGAGTTCCATCGCGCCACCGCGTTCGCCGGTTTCAATCGCGTCACGAGAAAGATAAATGCGGGTCATAAAAAGTTGTCCGTGAACAGGTATCGGTTTTCAGCGAGTACGGTCGATTTCGAGCGTACTTAACCCAGGTTGCCGACCATCCAAATTTTGCACGATTTTTGTGATGTTTGTGCCTTTTGGTGACTCAAACAAAGACGGCACTTGCGTTACTCAGGTGCTGAAACGAAACGCGGCCCAACGTTCGCGGTAATCGGCGTTGCCTTCGGGCTTGAAGTCGCCATCGCGCTCGCGTTTTTCTTCGCGCTTGAAACCGGCTGCGACAAGTGCGGCTTCCACATCATCGGCTCGCGGCGAAGAAATTCCCGAAACGATTAAAGTGCCGCCATCTTCGGTCGCAGCGCGCAGTTCGGGCGCGAGACGAATCAGCAAATCGCTCATTAAATTCGCCACAACGAGGTTGAACTTTTCTTTTGTCCACGCCGCGCCCGCGCGTTCGTGAACTTCAATTTCGACGCCGTTTTCGCGTGCGTTCTCTTCGCTGGCAGAAACGCAAAACGGATCGAGATCGCTGGCAACAACGCGCGTCGCGCCGAGCTTGCGCGCGGCAATCGCCAAAATCCCGCTACCGCAACCGACATCGAAAACGTGCGAATCGGCGCGGACATTTTCGCCCAGCAATTCCAGACACATAAACGTCGTCGGATGCTGGCCGGTGCCAAACGCAAGGCCAGGATCAAGGCGTAGCGGAATCTGGCCGCCGTCTTCACTTTCTTCCCACGACGGCACAATACGAAACGGGCCTATGTCAAGAATCGGAAAATTCTGTCGCCACGAGGTTTCCCAATCTTCTTCTTTCACCAGCAGCATTTCGATTTCCGCTTTGATATCTGCTTCCGCAAGTGCCGCTTTAATTTTCTCGGCGATTTCAGCGGCGTCGGCTTCGAGAACAAACGAACGCACATCGGCAGTGCCTTTGGTTTCAAAAGTCGCGTCTTCGCTGGCGTCGAAGTGCAACTGAGTGTCGTCGATTTGCACGCCGTCACAGCCCGATTCCATCATCCAGTACGCCGCGAGTTCGCTATCTTCCGTCGTGACGCGCGCGCGCAATTCCGTCCATTTTTCAGTCATTACAAAGAGTCTCGTTTTCGACCGCGTGTTCAGCAAGAACAGCGGCGACAATATCTACTAATTTGCTGTCGAACTGCGTTCCGGCGCAGCGCTTGAGTTCTTCGATCGCTTCGACGCGCGAAACCGGGTCGCGATAAGGACGCGTTGAAGTCATCGCGTCAAAGGAATCGACGATGCCGATAATACGCGCTGCGACTTCGATTTCATCGCCGCTTTGCCCGTCGGGATAACCGGAACCGTCGATGCGTTCGTGATGATGCAAAATTACCGGCGCGATGTGCGTCAGCGAAGGCACGCGCTTCACCAAGTCGCTACCGATTAGCGCGTGACGCTGGATAATCGAAAATTCTTCCGGCAACAAGCGCCCTGGCTTGAGCAAAATTCCGTCGGGCACGCCGATTTTACCGACATCGTGCAACAGCGCCGCATAGCGAATGGTATCGAGTTCTTCGCCCTGCCAGCCCAGACGCTTGCCGACTTCGACAGCGATGTCCGAAACGCTCTGGCAGTGACCGCGCGTGTAAGGGTCTTTGGCTTCGATGGCATCGGCGAGAACCGCGACGGTGGAAACATACGCGTCGCCGAGCGCGCAGTGCAAGCGCCGGTTTTCCATCGCAACACCTGCGTGATGGCCGATGCTGAGAAGCAGTTCGGTATCGTCGTCGTCGTAAGCCGCGTTGCGCTTATTCGCCACCAGAATGACGCCGCGCGTATCGCCTTGAACCGCAACCGGAAGCGCCGCGAGGTTTACCAAACCGGCCCCGTCGGGCAACGCATCCGAATCATTAACGACGATCGGTTCGCCGTTTTCCATCGCGCGACGAGCATATTCAAAAATGCTGTCGCGGACTTCCGGCTTCATGTTTTCCAGCCCGACATCCGATAGCGCATGTTCCGCATTGGAATCGGCGAAGACTCCGGATTCGCTGTCGGTGAGTTTTATTGCGATACGCAAGATGAGCGACGGTAAATCTTCGGCGCGCAAATCGGCATAAAGCTCCAGCAGTTCGCTGTGAAGCTGCCCGTTGCGGTGCAATTGCGCTTGCAGTTGCGCTTCGGTTGCGGCGATTTTGTTTTCGTGACTGGCGCAGGTTTGCTGCAACCCATCGTTGTGCTCGCGTAGTTCATTGTTGCTGGCGCGCAGTTCGGCAACATTGTTGTGCAATGCTTCGGCGCGGGTTTGCCACTCATCGGCCTGATTGCCCAGTTCCTCAACGCGCGAGCGCAAAGTATTCGCAGTCGCTTCAAGGAAGACCAGATTCGACTGTATTTCGTCGCGCTCCTGCTGCACCGATTCGAGTTGCAAACGCAGCGAGGCGGCTTCTTCGCGCGCGGTTTCGGCTTCACGCTGCGCGGTTTCGAGTTCTTGAGAAGCGATGCGCGCAAATTCTTCGACGGCACTTTGCATCGCGGTACGCGCGGAAGAAAAATCGGACGAATGCGAAATGGACATGAAAGCACCTTAAAAACAAAGAAGCGAACGGCACATGCCGTTCGCTTCCCATTTCTATGCCGCGAAACGCTCTGAAACAACGTCCCAGTTGACGACGTTCCACCAGGCTTCGAGGTACTTCGGACGCAGGTTCTGGTAGCGCAGATAATACGCGTGTTCCCAAACGTCGTTGCCCAGAAGCGGCGTTAAACCTTCGGTAAGGGGATTGTCCTGATTCGGCGTGGACGTGATTTTCAGCTGACCGGCAGCATCTTTCACAAGCCAAACCCAGCCGCTTCCGAAACGCTTGACACCCGCGTCCTGGAACTGCGTTTTGAACGCGTCGAACGAACCAAACGCCGAGGTGATGGCTTCCGCCAACGGGCCTGTCGGTTCGCCGCCGCCGCTCGGGCTCATGGAAGGCCAGAACAGCGAATGGTTGAGATGGCCGCCGCCGTTGTTGCGAACAGCAGCGCGGATGTCTTCGGGAATGCTATCGAGATCGCGCACCAGTTCTTCGATGGACTTGCTTTCCAATTCAGGATGCTTTTCAAGCGCAGCGTTGAGGTTGTTCACATACGCGGCGTGATGCTTGCCGTGATGGATTTGCATCGTCTGCTCGTCGATAGCAGCTTCGAGCGCATTGGTTTCATACGGCAACTGCGGTAATTCGTGTGGCATGATTCCTCCGAAAGTCGGTGTTGATGAGATGCGGCGCGGCGCAGTTTAATTGCTTCACAGCGTTGCGCGGGTCTCCGCAAATACTTTTCTGCACTTCGCTAAAAGAAGTACGGTCGAAATCGACACGTTTCTTTCGTAACACCAGTTGACCTCTGCTTTTTACCGCGAAAACAATTGGCGCAGCGCAGGACGGATTTGCTCGATGGCGCGGGCGCGATGCGAAATTTGCGCTTTGATTTCGGGCGGCGCTTCGGCCATCGTTTTCCCAACCCACTCAGGCGCGCCGGTTTCCGACGTCAATTCAAAAATCGGGTCGTAACCGAAGCCGTTCGCGCCGCGCCATTCGCGCGTGATGCGGCCTTCGCAGGTTGCTTCGGTTTCCTCGCGCAATGTTTCCGCGTCGTAAGCAAGCGACGAATCCGGCGGCCACGCGAGGCAAATCGCACAACGATAGCGCGCGGTTCGTTCGGCGTCGGGCACTTTTTCCAGCCGCGCTAAAATGCCGTTGGTGCGGTCGGCATCGCTGCCTTCAAGCCAACGCGCCGAACGAACGCCCGGTTCGCCACCAAGCGCATCGACTTCGATTCCCGAATCGTCGGCAATC is from Abditibacteriaceae bacterium and encodes:
- a CDS encoding ATP-binding protein; protein product: MSNAQHNQEPLDVRQLHLPGTPDSLPPIRELVVESAESCGFDAQDVAKIEMAVGEACSNIIEHAYLTQPLRLEIEVQVHTFANRLEVTVIDFSTINFPVDEMPGVPLDDYIDAQRRRGLGLYIIRNFVDHVEHRFICGQGNELRLIKYRA
- a CDS encoding STAS domain-containing protein translates to MKELKIDHETTSVDGRDVNILRLEGYVDAHTFTDFEEELTKLVEGGHYNLLLDLEKLTYINSTGLGLLMATFRQARQYQGDLVIAKMSDKITNIFNLLGFSRLIHTYPTEQEALQKFAQTAEPA
- a CDS encoding RsmE family RNA methyltransferase; the encoded protein is MTRIYLSRDAIETGERGGAMELDAETSKKLLKVLRLSPGEMFVGFDGFGREWDCALLPPDEENPKSKIARAALIAEREEATPRRLHLSVAQAIPKGDKMDWVLQKGTELGIAEFWPFVAARSVPEYDDDRALARAERWRKIAATAAAQCGRADVPIVHAISEFSTVVDYGTTNSRCFFLDELGETGALRASLEKEALEGDEETPARAMIIVGPEGGWTERERDWATRYGAEAVGLGRLVLRTETAALVAATVLQWEAGELD
- the prmA gene encoding 50S ribosomal protein L11 methyltransferase → MTEKWTELRARVTTEDSELAAYWMMESGCDGVQIDDTQLHFDASEDATFETKGTADVRSFVLEADAAEIAEKIKAALAEADIKAEIEMLLVKEEDWETSWRQNFPILDIGPFRIVPSWEESEDGGQIPLRLDPGLAFGTGQHPTTFMCLELLGENVRADSHVFDVGCGSGILAIAARKLGATRVVASDLDPFCVSASEENARENGVEIEVHERAGAAWTKEKFNLVVANLMSDLLIRLAPELRAATEDGGTLIVSGISSPRADDVEAALVAAGFKREEKRERDGDFKPEGNADYRERWAAFRFST
- a CDS encoding HD domain-containing phosphohydrolase, encoding MSISHSSDFSSARTAMQSAVEEFARIASQELETAQREAETAREEAASLRLQLESVQQERDEIQSNLVFLEATANTLRSRVEELGNQADEWQTRAEALHNNVAELRASNNELREHNDGLQQTCASHENKIAATEAQLQAQLHRNGQLHSELLELYADLRAEDLPSLILRIAIKLTDSESGVFADSNAEHALSDVGLENMKPEVRDSIFEYARRAMENGEPIVVNDSDALPDGAGLVNLAALPVAVQGDTRGVILVANKRNAAYDDDDTELLLSIGHHAGVAMENRRLHCALGDAYVSTVAVLADAIEAKDPYTRGHCQSVSDIAVEVGKRLGWQGEELDTIRYAALLHDVGKIGVPDGILLKPGRLLPEEFSIIQRHALIGSDLVKRVPSLTHIAPVILHHHERIDGSGYPDGQSGDEIEVAARIIGIVDSFDAMTSTRPYRDPVSRVEAIEELKRCAGTQFDSKLVDIVAAVLAEHAVENETLCND
- a CDS encoding superoxide dismutase, translating into MPHELPQLPYETNALEAAIDEQTMQIHHGKHHAAYVNNLNAALEKHPELESKSIEELVRDLDSIPEDIRAAVRNNGGGHLNHSLFWPSMSPSGGGEPTGPLAEAITSAFGSFDAFKTQFQDAGVKRFGSGWVWLVKDAAGQLKITSTPNQDNPLTEGLTPLLGNDVWEHAYYLRYQNLRPKYLEAWWNVVNWDVVSERFAA
- a CDS encoding non-canonical purine NTP pyrophosphatase, whose amino-acid sequence is MKLLLATGNAHKLGEMRAFLHDIPVEILSLRDVPEVEMPEETGTTMMQNARLKAIACAQQSGLPAIADDSGIEVDALGGEPGVRSARWLEGSDADRTNGILARLEKVPDAERTARYRCAICLAWPPDSSLAYDAETLREETEATCEGRITREWRGANGFGYDPIFELTSETGAPEWVGKTMAEAPPEIKAQISHRARAIEQIRPALRQLFSR